One genomic region from Amaranthus tricolor cultivar Red isolate AtriRed21 chromosome 12, ASM2621246v1, whole genome shotgun sequence encodes:
- the LOC130796797 gene encoding putative UDP-glucuronate:xylan alpha-glucuronosyltransferase 5: MAFYKPSLSSSTTTSIFTSSYKRKTIFLSSFFLIFFLLLLLGNVFFSNPNFFHVEHLLIQAKPSQPQSSFHPNKIKPPELFKVILENQLRPHQTLKVGLINFEDPPHSYLNFGGTVEIVNIKLEPISSNITWEKLFPEWLDETQTKDSCPEIPMPKHGTYSGLDVVVAKLPCTKGKEEINMNGNCLKEGIRDVHRLQISLATAHLVVENGISSKEKKVYAVFVGKCNEPMVELFRCDDLLWHKGDYWVYKPNVKKLKEMIGMPVGSCALHHPYAGSSEEKGSRELLANGNQFLHELQSVPRSTSTYAPREAYVTIIHSSEDYVCGAIALAQSILQTNTTKELVLLADHTISHHSILRLQLAGWIVKRIERIDSPNRKMDAYNKWNYSKLRIWELVEYEKLIYIDSDFIVLRNIDHFFNLPQLSAAPNDKWLFNTGIMVLEPSKCFFDDLMAKRFSLNSYNGGDQGYLNEVLTWWHRLTLKINFMKIFSEGKREILVPKDRYTIHFLGTKPWLCNTSYDCNWDRLENHRFASDDAHAYWWQVYDAMPKKLKRYCGTTKKQDKGVHNKKPRAREHLIAL; this comes from the exons ATGGCTTTCTACAAACCAAGCCTATCATCATCAACAACTACTTCCATTTTTACTTCCTCCTACAAGAGAAAAACCATATTTCTCTCCTCTTTCTTCCTCATATTCTTCCTTCTACTCCTTTTAGGCAATGTATTCTtctcaaaccctaatttttttcatgTTGAGCACCTCCTTATCCAAGCAAAACCATCTCAACCTCAGTCTTCGTTTCATCCAAACAAGATTAAACCACCGGAATTGTTTAAGGTCATTCTCGAGAATCAATTAAGACCTCATCAAACCCTAAAAGTAGGTTTAATCAATTTTGAGGACCCACCACATTCATACTTAAATTTTGGTGGGACCGTAGAAATTGTAAACATAAAGCTTGAGCCAATCTCATCTAACATCACTTGGGAAAAACTTTTTCCAGAATGGTTGGATGAGACCCAAACCAAAGACTCGTGCCCAGAGATTCCCATGCCAAAGCACGGGACATACTCTGGGCTCGATGTCGTGGTGGCAAAATTGCCATGCACAAAAGGAAAGGAGGAAATCAACATGAATGGGAATTGCTTAAAGGAGGGAATTAGAGATGTTCATAGGCTACAAATAAGTCTTGCAACAGCTCATTTGGTAGTTGAGAATGGGATTAGTAGCAAAGAGAAGAAGGTTTATGCTGTGTTTGTTGGAAAATGTAATGAGCCCATGGTGGAATTATTTAGGTGTGATGATTTGCTATGGCATAAAGGGGATTATTGGGTGTATAAGCCTAATGTTAAGAAGTTGAAGGAGATGATTGGCATGCCCGTGGGAAGTTGTGCTCTCCATCATCCTTATGCTGGATCTTCAGAAGAGAAAG GAAGTAGAGAGTTGCTAGCCAATGGAAATCAATTTCTACACGAGCTTCAAAGTGTGCCAAGATCTACAAGCACGTACGCACCAAGAGAAGCCTACGTAACAATTATCCATTCATCTGAGGACTATGTATGTGGAGCTATAGCTTTAGCGCAAAGTATTCTCCAAACTAATACCACCAAGGAACTAGTCCTTCTTGCGGATCATACCATATCTCATCACTCCATCTTAAGGCTCCAATTGGCCGGTTGGATAGTAAAACGGATTGAACGAATCGATAGCCCTAACCGCAAGATGGATGCCTATAACAAGTGGAACTATAGCAAGTTACGAATTTGGGAATTAGTCGAGTATGAGAAACTCATTTACATCGATTCTGATTTTATAGTTCTTCGTAATATTGACCATTTCTTTAACTTACCTCAACTTTCCGCTGCACCAAATGATAAGTGGCTTTTTAACACGGGAATTATGGTCCTTGAGCCATCTAAGTGCTTTTTTGACGATCTTATGGCCAAGCGTTTCAGTCTTAATTCATACAATGGTGGAGATCAAGGATATTTAAATGAGGTCTTAACTTGGTGGCACAGACTAacgttgaaaataaactttatgaAGATTTTTAGTGAAGGAAAAAGAGAGATACTTGTTCCTAAGGATAGGTACACAATTCATTTCCTAGGAACAAAACCATGGTTATGTAATACAAGTTATGATTGTAATTGGGATAGACTAGAGAATCATCGTTTTGCAAGTGATGATGCTCATGCATATTGGTGGCAAGTTTATGATGCAATGCCAAAGAAGCTGAAAAGATATTGTGGGACGACAAAGAAACAAGATAAAGGTGTTCACAATAAAAAACCGAGAGCTCGAGAACATCTCATTGcactataa